In the Brassica napus cultivar Da-Ae chromosome A7, Da-Ae, whole genome shotgun sequence genome, one interval contains:
- the LOC106415909 gene encoding mitochondrial arginine transporter BAC2, which yields MDFWPEFMASSWGREFVAGGFGGVAGIISGYPLDTLRIRQQQSSKSGSAFTILRRMLAVEGPSSLYRGMSAPLASVTFQNAMVFQIYAILSRSFDSSVPMEEPPSYRGVALGGVGTGAVQSLLLSPVELIKIRLQLQQSNSGPISLAKTILRREGLKGIYKGLTVTVLRDAPAHGFYFWTYEYVREMLHPGCRKSGEETLRTMLVAGGLAGVSSWVICYPLDVVKTRLQQGGHGAYEGIADCFRKSIAQEGYGVLWRGLGTAVARAFVVNGAIFAAYEVALRCLFTQLTSADVVTRDLSKKPKEDALKIHKE from the exons ATGGATTTCTGGCCGGAGTTTATGGCGAGCAGCTGGGGAAGGGAGTTCGTCGCCGGTGGATTCGGAGGCGTTGCCGGTATTATTTCCGGCTATCCCTTGGACACGCTGAGAATTCGTCAGCAACAGAGCTCCAAATCCGGATCTGCCTTCACCATTCTCCGCCGGATGCTCGCCGTGGAGGGTCCCTCCTCACTCTACAGAGGCATGTCTGCCCCCTTGGCATCCGTTACCTTTCAG AATGCTATGGTATTCCAGATATATGCCATACTCTCTCGCTCCTTTGATTCCTCTGTTCCCATGGAAGAGCCTCCTTCCTACAGAGGCGTTGCTCTTGGTGGGGTTGGCACTGGCGCTGTGCAGAGCCTCTTGCTTAGCCCCGTTGAGCTCATCAAGATTCGTCTTCAGCTGCAGCAGAGCAACAGCGGCCCCATCAGTTTGGCTAAGACCATCCTTAGGAGAGAAGGGCTCAAAGGGATATACAAAGGCCTCACCGTAACTGTTCTCAGAGATGCTCCAGCTCACGGGTTTTACTTCTGGACTTACGAGTACGTACGAGAAATGCTTCATCCCGGCTGCAGGAAGAGTGGAGAAGAAACTCTTAGGACCATGCTGGTCGCAGGTGGCTTGGCCGGTGTGTCCAGTTGGGTCATTTGCTATCCTCTTGATGTCGTCAAGACCAGGCTTCAACAAGGAGGTCATGGGGCTTACGAGGGCATAGCCGATTGTTTTCGTAAAAGCATCGCACAGGAAGGCTATGGAGTTCTCTGGCGTGGCCTCGGGACTGCAGTTGCCAGGGCCTTTGTTGTTAACGGTGCCATTTTTGCTGCTTATGAGGTTGCCTTGAGGTGTTTATTCACTCAATTGACGTCCGCTGATGTTGTCACAAGAGATTTGAGTAAAAAGCCAAAAGAAGACGCCTTGAAGATTCATAAAGAGTGA
- the LOC125576428 gene encoding glyoxylate/hydroxypyruvate reductase A HPR2-like has translation MESIGVLMMCPMSSYLENELQKRFNPVRFWNFPVFLETHRNSIRAVVGNASTGADAELIDGLPKLEIISSFSVGIDKIDLGKCKEKGIRVTNTPDVLTEDVADLAIGLILALLRRLCECDRYVRSRKWEYGDFQLATKFSGKSVGILGLGRIGTAIAKRAEAFSCPVSYYSRRVKPDLGYKYYPTVVELAQNSDILVVACPLTDETRHIVNRHVMDALGAKGVLINIGRGPHVDEQELVNALTEGRLGGAALDVFEQEPHVPEELFPLENVVLLPHVGSSTVETENAMADLVVANLEAHFAGKSLLTPVV, from the exons ATGGAATCAATCGGAGTCCTTATGATGTGCCCTATGTCCTCCTACCTCGAGAACGAGCTTCAGAAGCGCTTCAACCCTGTTCGCTTTTGGAATTTCCCGGTCTTTCTGGAGACTCATCGGAACTCAATCCGCGCCGTCGTTGGAAACGCTTCTACAGGCGCTGACGCTGAGCTCATCGATGGTCTCCCCAAGCTTGAGATTATCTCCAGCTTCAGCGTCGGTATCGATAAGATCGATTTGGGGAAATGCAAGGAAAAAGGGATCCGAGTCACCAACACTCCGGACGTTCTCACCGAAGACGTGGCAGATCTCGCGATTGGCCTTATACTGGCTCTCCTCCGACGCTTATGTGAGTGCGATCGCTATGTGAGGAGCCGTAAATGGGAGTATGGCGATTTTCAGCTCGCTACTAAG TTTAGCGGAAAATCAGTGGGCATCCTCGGTCTAGGTAGAATTGGGACTGCCATCGCCAAGAGAGCTGAAGCCTTTAGCTGCCCAGTCAGTTACTACTCTAGAAGAGTGAAGCCTGATTTAGGCTACAAGTATTATCCAACGGTGGTTGAGCTTGCTCAAAACTCAGACATCCTCGTCGTGGCATGCCCATTGACTGACGAAACCAGACACATTGTGAATCGGCATGTCATGGATGCATTAGGAGCAAAGGGTGTGCTGATTAACATAGGGCGTGGGCCACATGTTGATGAGCAAGAGCTAGTAAATGCTCTTACCGAAGGCCGCCTAGGTGGGGCTGCGCTGGACGTGTTTGAGCAGGAGCCACACGTGCCCGAGGAGCTCTTTCCACTTGAAAATGTGGTTTTGCTTCCCCACGTTGGGAGTAGCACTGTAGAGACAGAGAATGCCATGGCTGATCTTGTGGTGGCTAACTTGGAAGCGCACTTTGCTGGGAAATCACTTCTCACTCCGGTGGTCTGA